Genomic window (Gemmatimonadota bacterium):
TTGCCGTGCTGTTCGCGACAATCTGTGCGGCCGCCTGCGGTGGCGAGCGCGGTGCATCGGCGCAACAGCCTCCCGCAGCCAGCAACGGCCGCACCATCGATGCGTCGCGGCGCACGGCGATCGTCGATGCCAGCGCCCGGGTCGCACCGGCCGTTGTCTCGGTGCGCGTCACGCTGCCACAGCCGCGGCCGAGCGTCTACGAGCAGATGTTCATGCAGCAGCCGCAAGGCACGCCGCAAAGCTTCGGCACCGGCTTCATCCTGCGTGCCGATGGCATCATCATCACCAATCAGCACGTCGTCGCCAACGCGCAGCAGATCACCGTGACGCTGGCGGACGGCACCGATGTCGAGGGTCGCCTGCTCGGCGAGGATCCCCTGACCGACATCGCCGTCATCAAGGTCGAACGCAAGGGACTGCCCGTCGTGACGGTCGGCCGTTCGCGCGACCTCATGATCGGCGAATGGGCGATCGCGCTCGGCAATCCGTACTCATTCCTGCTCGGCAACTCGGAACCGACGGTGACTGCTGGCGTGATCAGCGCCACCGGCCGCAACATTCTCCCGACCGGAAACCAGTCGGGTTCCTATCTCGACATGATCCAGACCGACGCGGCAATCAATCCGGGCAATTCCGGAGGGCCGCTGACCAATGGCCTGGGCGAAGTGATCGGTGTCAACTCCTCGATCTTCTCCGAGAATGGCGGCTCGGTCGGCCTCGGCTTCGCCATTCCGATCGAACGCGTCGTGCGCGTCGCCGACGAGATCATCCGCAATGGCGCGGTGCGACGCGCGTGGGTCGGACTCACCGTCAATCCCGTGGCCGGGACCAGCGACTGGAAGCAGAACGGCGGCGTCCCGGTCGGCGATGTTGCCGCAGGTGGCCCCGCCGCTCGCGCAGGGATCCGCAGCGGCGATGTGCTCACCGAGGCGAATGGCAAGCGACTCCGCAATTACCTCGACTGGGATGCCGTGCAGCTCGACCTGCATGTCGGCGATTCGGTCGTCGTGGTCGGCAAGAGCCGCGGCGCGAGTTTCTCGCACCGGATCATCACGGGTGATCTGCCGTCGGTCACCGCGCAGAAAGTCCGCGTGCTGCAGAACCTCGACCTGATCACCGTGACCCCGGCCATCCAGGCGGAACGGCGGATCCAGAGCACCGCCGGCGCGCTCGTATTCCGGGTCCCCCGCGACGTCACCGAACAAACCGGACTCACCGAGGGCGATGTCATCATCGGCATCAACGGCACGACACTCCGTTCGGCCGAAGAAATCGGTCGCGCGTTGCAGGCGATCCGCCCCGGCAGTGCGTTCATCCTGAACATCGAGCGTGGTGGCATGCGCGGCAATCTCCGGTTGCAACTCAATTGAGCGGCGATCGCTGGCAGTCGCCGCTGGGGAGCCGCTATGCATCGGTGGCGATGCAGCAGCTCTGGGGTGAAGCGCATCGTATCGGACAGTGGCGTCGCGTCTGGCTGGCCCTGGCGGAGTCCGAGCGCGAACTGGGACTCGAGATTCCGGACGCGGCCCTCGTTGCGATGCGCGCGCACCTCGACGATGCCGATCTCACCGCCGCGGCCGCGTTCGAGAAGCGTTTCCGCCACGACGTGATGGCCCACGTCCACGCGTTCGGGGAACAGGCCCCCGCCGCCCGCCCGTACCTCCACCTGGGCGCGACATCCGCCTTCGTGACCGACAACGCCGATGTTCTGGTGATGCGCGACGGCCTCGCCCTCATCCTCGGACATCTCGTGGAAGTCGTCGGCAAGCTCCGTGGCTTTGCGGTGGCGCACGCGGCGCTTCCCTGCCTCGCGTACACGCATTTCCAGCCGGCGCAGCTCACGACGGTCGGCAAGCGTGCGACGCTGTGGATGCAGGATTTCGCGCTCGACATCGAAGCCGTGGTGCACCGGCTCGAGGCGCTCCGACTTCGGGGCTGCAAGGGCACCACGGGCACGCAGGCGTCCTTCCTGGATCTCTTCGCCGGAGATCACGCCAAGGTGCGTGAACTCGAGCGGCGGATCGCGAGCAAGCTCGGTACCGACGCAGTCTTTCCGGTGACTGGCCAGACCTACCCGCGAAAGGCTGACGCACAGGTGCTCGACGTGCTCAGCGGCATCGCCCAGTCGGCCGCCAAGTTCGCGAACGACATGCGGTT
Coding sequences:
- a CDS encoding trypsin-like peptidase domain-containing protein encodes the protein MVTRRIAVLFATICAAACGGERGASAQQPPAASNGRTIDASRRTAIVDASARVAPAVVSVRVTLPQPRPSVYEQMFMQQPQGTPQSFGTGFILRADGIIITNQHVVANAQQITVTLADGTDVEGRLLGEDPLTDIAVIKVERKGLPVVTVGRSRDLMIGEWAIALGNPYSFLLGNSEPTVTAGVISATGRNILPTGNQSGSYLDMIQTDAAINPGNSGGPLTNGLGEVIGVNSSIFSENGGSVGLGFAIPIERVVRVADEIIRNGAVRRAWVGLTVNPVAGTSDWKQNGGVPVGDVAAGGPAARAGIRSGDVLTEANGKRLRNYLDWDAVQLDLHVGDSVVVVGKSRGASFSHRIITGDLPSVTAQKVRVLQNLDLITVTPAIQAERRIQSTAGALVFRVPRDVTEQTGLTEGDVIIGINGTTLRSAEEIGRALQAIRPGSAFILNIERGGMRGNLRLQLN
- the purB gene encoding adenylosuccinate lyase, with translation MSGDRWQSPLGSRYASVAMQQLWGEAHRIGQWRRVWLALAESERELGLEIPDAALVAMRAHLDDADLTAAAAFEKRFRHDVMAHVHAFGEQAPAARPYLHLGATSAFVTDNADVLVMRDGLALILGHLVEVVGKLRGFAVAHAALPCLAYTHFQPAQLTTVGKRATLWMQDFALDIEAVVHRLEALRLRGCKGTTGTQASFLDLFAGDHAKVRELERRIASKLGTDAVFPVTGQTYPRKADAQVLDVLSGIAQSAAKFANDMRLLQHEGELLEPFESEQIGSSAMAYKRNPMRAERINALARHVIALQANGAHTAAAQWLERTLDDSANRRLTLPEAFLAVDAILLLVANIAGGLEVREPAIMRHVDEQMPFMATERWLMLGVQAGGDRQALHEVVRRHSLAVHEAVAAGQPNDLMDRLSTDAAFAGIDRTALAAQLDPTRYTGRSREQVGEFLDEFLDPLVIRAAPMATATGPSELRV